The Globicephala melas chromosome 20, mGloMel1.2, whole genome shotgun sequence genome contains a region encoding:
- the BAHCC1 gene encoding BAH and coiled-coil domain-containing protein 1 isoform X1, translated as MDGRDFAPPPHLLSDRGSLGHRSAAAAARLAPAGPAAQPPAHFQPGKYFPSPLPMASHTASSRLMGNSPASSFMGSFLTSSLGSAASAHPSGPNPSPSDQAYRGSHPTTSQIWFSHSHEAPGYPRFSGSLASTFLPMSHLDHHGNSNVLYGQHRFYGTQKDNFYLRNLPPQPTLLPANHNFPSVARAAPGHPIGSCSRDRGEAGHLQKGAKEFDRFLMGKEKAGKAAEGKERPAVEEDVVRGRHKLVLPIPGDSHCKEGGVARGACEGRPKHLASCLLNTKVLDGELGRSALASCAGGVLGRPGVGVPASGRCTKEAAGPVEPGPAFGECLERRQLLHHAVPYTVPSGLPAGPPPPLSTAAGSFPCLQLHGGPDGLCPLQDKVPRDPKASGPTFVPSVGHLADKSRPFQVAEACAVAGEGKDRHLDGAAVPDHAALYGVSYAHLKAEGKGERRPGSFEAALNPRLKGLEYLDSAGPEAPFPGLPKAGLDKSGYFELPAPSQDCARPSHQDPLGGKVTQACCTLDKTASKETPVGAPGAQKVARIRHQQQSVAPEVEPGGSGAEAKRKSLELASLGYGGPPPHPWSVQSGQGAAVAISEECKAGAYLDPFGGTLQQAALLPQDLPAPPDEVSAMKNLLKYSNQALVVGQKVPFVGLGGLKASCAQQDGKFPASKGTGQAPGDMERPDCARSREHDAPHGDGEVRQPPVGIAVALARQKDTVSRAESAYSANTGRQGRAAPAFKAGGGPRSAHALDLEAEEERVRLCEDRLGLAGRELLLQDNKDLVEFARIHPSSGCPGDLAPHLMIAGGSSLQSSQLGGDPAPHPHPAHPPWLPRTRSPSLWMGGHSYGLGHPALHQNLPPGFPASVPGSMPPVFPLSQDAPTQLVILPPEPTPHAAPHALADVMDQASLWPPMYGGRGPASHMQHPGQLPVYSRSQFLRQQELYALQQQQQRAAQALEQQRATQFQQKPEDRHLELEEPAQEKALKSTHKPVALTPTAKGTPSPATAGPAKLSPCCHSPAPKPPAASCPTPPPHPGAPCTLSVCPTGSPGPGSKLPSAEEKSGEGQRPGADLNTLEPDLPPGYTCPAAGSGFSLPRIVHSSDLSDPETMQTAPPGAQPELARTFPPGELGPHSPQNLEEPGLPSGAREATQDLAAHPNPAERGPPGKAADPSPLEGLRELQCGALLEGGGPEATGQADSTQGGAQEERTTEEGREEGEQGPSLGASPQATEQPARSLGAPDQATPGEQQAPAEAEAEEAAKFKEAELEEEEEEDWGLTPENSQPPRELPGLDALVAATINLGDLPAVSPLDPQPRTVPGPPSTAPLPRSSGIHGIALLSELADLEIQQQRTEPDLQEEEDVLAFNLQRLATLASAWSLVEAAGLDSPASLAQPSTADSCRAPTLTPRMQILQRKDTWTPKTKPVCPLKAAIDRLDTQEVEMRVQLAELQRRYKEKQRELARLQRRHDHERDESSRSPARRGPGRPRKRKYSSLLPALRPSEGKKVKAVRSSLSLLCTELRGGDDEPSKKRGRLEKGTYAGLQPASAEKVRCKKSSGQGDLASAVAHKVAQLKPKVKSKGLPTSLSPFRRKEATPGGRIRKKLSRAKSAKVSGAARHPQPDGGAAGRETPKFPAQPAAATTHEAGNGSDSENCEGLLETEAPPKEPGLALHAGARVAVLGPSPSSVVKMEANQKAKKKKERQGLLGACRLSSPESEVKVKRRTVKAKVGGKLERAPGRRPPGGPGKKKAKGKAKGSLRAEPGATPGREALCSPTRAFTCHEEGSRLASERLKRATRKSTVLQPGLRSHSGTPIQGHTQGRPESHHGQAGGRKAGATLTSAPPLRQRKNGALSIALSPRNAKAILGRGRKAGKVKTKAAGKQGKGRAVSRLLESFAVEDDFEFEDSSSLSEEEEARGPLSAEQSAALARSCTIHKEDLQDGLPVLIPKEDSLLYAGSVRTLQPPDIYSIVIEGERGNRQRIYSLEQLLQEAVLDVRPQSSRYLPPGTRVCAYWSQKSRCLYPGSVVRGASSDEEDDLDSVVVEFDDGDTGHIAVSNIRLLPPDFKIQCTEPSPALLVSSGCRRTKKSSCEAPPPGEAAAPSLSPKAHDGPEASKTPGKKSAGKDKAGKAELLASGTKPSAGASDHFLGRRGSPLLSWSAVAQTKRKAVATAAAGGKGPGVLQNLFQLNGSARKLRAREALFPVHSVAAPVFGNGFRADSFSSLASSYAPFVGGAGPGLPGGAHKLLRAKKAERAEAEKGGRRRAGGEFLVKLDHEGVTSPKSKNCKALHAGDKDVGPRPGRPLPGPSYGHPALVGKDRKGRSPVHPLPMGLALRKFAGQAEYPLPCDSDCHSSYSDEEEDGPGLAPGVPSRFLARLSVSSSSSGSSTSSSSGSLSTSSLCSSDDEGSSYSSDEEDPALLLQTCLTHPVPALLAQPEALRSKGAGPHPHAQRCFLSRAAVAGGGVGAGPSSGRPRLKRKEALSFSKAKELSRRQRLPSVENRPKISAFLPARQLWKWSGNPTQRRGMKGKARKLFYKAIVRGKETLRIGDCAVFLSAGRPNLPYIGRIESMWESWGSNMVVKVKWFYHPEETKLGKRQSDGKQNALYQSCHEDENDVQTISHKCQVVGREQYEQMTRSRKCQDRRDLYYLAGTYDPTTGRLVTADGVPILC; from the exons CTCCAGGGTACCCCAGATTTTCAGGGAGTCTGGCATCTACCTTCCTACCCATGAGCCACTTGGATCACCATGGAAACAGCAATGTTCTCTATGGGCAACATCGTTTCTATGGAACCCAAAAAG ATAACTTCTACCTGCGCAACCTGCCGCCCCAGCCCACGCTCCTGCCCGCCAACCACAACTTCCCCAGCGTGGCCCGGGCCGCCCCCGGCCACCCCATCGGCTCCTGCAGCCGCGACCGGGGCGAGGCCGGCCACCTGCAGAAGGGCGCCAAGGAGTTCGACCGCTTCCTCATGGGCAAAGAGAAAGCCGGCAAGGCGGCCGAGGGCAAGGAGCGGCCGGCGGTGGAGGAGGACGTCGTCAGGGGGCGGCACAAGCTGGTGCTGCCCATACCGGGGGACTCGCACTGCAAGGAGGGTGGCGTGGCCCGGGGTGCCTGCGAGGGCCGCCCCAAACACCTGGCCTCCTGCCTTCTCAACACCAAGGTGCTCGACGGTGAGCTGGGCAGGTCCGCGCTGGCCAGCTGCGCGGGGGGTGTGCTGGGGCGGCCGGGTGTGGGCGTGCCGGCCTCCGGACGCTGCACCAAGGAGGCAGCCGGCCCCGTGGAGCCTGGGCCAGCCTTCGGCGAGTGCCTGGAGCGGAGGCAGCTGCTGCACCATGCCGTGCCCTACACGGTGCCGTCTGGCCTGCCCGCCGGGCCGCCCCCACCCCTCAGCACGGCCGCCGGCTCCTTCCCCTGCCTGCAGCTGCATGGGGGCCCGGATGGGCTCTGCCCCCTGCAGGACAAAGTCCCCCGGGACCCGAAGGCCAGCGGGCCCACCTTCGTGCCTTCCGTGGGACACCTGGCCGACAAGAGCCGCCCGTTCCAGGTGGCCGAGGCCTGTGCCGTGGCGGGTGAGGGCAAGGACCGGCACCTGGATGGGGCTGCAGTGCCTGACCATGCTGCGCTTTATGGGGTCTCCTATGCCCACCTGAAGGCCGAGGGCAAGGGCGAGCGGCGGCCCGGGAGCTTCGAGGCGGCCCTCAACCCCCGGCTGAAGGGCCTGGAGTACCTGGACAGCGCAGGCCCCGAGGCCCCCTTTCCGGGGCTCCCCAAAGCAGGTCTGGACAAAAGCGGCTACTTTGAGTTACCCGCCCCCTCACAGGACTGCGCCCGGCCAAGTCACCAGGACCCGTTGGGCGGGAAAGTCACCCAGGCCTGCTGCACTTTAGACAAGACTGCCAGCAAGGAGACCCCTGTGGGTGCCCCCGGGGCCCAGAAGGTGGCTCGTATCCGGCATCAGCAGCAGTCGGTGGCCCCCGAGGTAGAGCCGGGGGGCAGCGGGGCTGAGGCCAAGCGCAAGTCTCTGGAGCTGGCGTCTCTGGGCTACGGCGGGCCGCCCCCGCACCCCTGGAGTGTCCAGTCGGGCCAGGGGGCCGCCGTGGCCATCAGCGAGGAGTGCAAGGCTGGCGCCTACCTGGACCCCTTTGGCGGCACCCTGCAGCAGGCCgccctcctgcctcaggacctgcCCGCCCCGCCTGACGAGGTCTCGGCCATGAAGAACCTGCTCAAGTACAGCAACCAAGCACTGGTCGTCGGCCAGAAGGTGCCCTTCGTGGGCCTGGGGGGCCTGAAGGCCAGCTGTGCCCAGCAGGACGGGAAGTTCCCCGCCTCCAAGGGCACGGGCCAGGCTCCCGGCGACATGGAAAGGCCCGACTGTGCCCGAAGCCGAGAGCACGACGCTCCGCATGGCGATGGGGAGGTGCGGCAGCCGCCTGTGGGCATTGCGGTGGCCTTGGCCCGGCAGAAGGACACGGTGAGCCGGGCGGAGTCAGCCTACAGTGCCAACACAGGGCGGCAGGGCCGGGCAGCCCCCGCCTTCAAAG CTGGCGGTGGGCCCCGCTCCGCCCACGCTCTGGACCTGGAGGCCGAGGAGGAAAGGGTGCGTCTGTGCGAGGACCGCTTGGGGCTCGCCGGCCGTGAGCTGCTGCTGCA GGACAACAAGGACCTCGTGGAGTTCGCCCGGATCCACCCGTCAAGCGGCTGCCCTGGAGACCTGGCCCCCCATCTCATGATCGCCGGGGGCTCCTCCCTGCAGAGCAGCCAGCTGGGCGGGGACCcagccccccatccccaccctgcccaccccccctGGCTGCCCCGCACCCGCAGCCCCTCCCTGTGGATGGGGGGACATTCCTACG GCCTCGGGCACCCTGCCCTGCACCAGAACCTGCCCCCCGGCTTCCCTGCGTCCGTGCCTGGCTCCATGCCCCCCGTCTTCCCCCTCTCCCAGGATGCCCCCACACAGCTCGTCATCCTGCCTCCTGAGCCCACGCCCCACGCCGCCCCCCATGCGCTTG CTGATGTCATGGACCAGGCTTCACTGTGGCCCCCCATGTACGGGGGCCGGGGCCCTGCCTCCCACATGCAGCACCCAGGCCAGCTCCCTGTCTACTCGCGGTCCCAGTTCCTACGGCAGCAGGAGCTCTACgccctgcagcagcagcagcagcgggcCGCTCAGGCTCTGGAGCAACAGCGGGCCACCCAGTTCCAG CAGAAGCCTGAGGACCGCCACCTGGAGCTGGAGGAGCCCGCCCAGGAGAAGGCCTTGAAGTCCACCCACAAGCCAGTTGCCTTAACCCCCACGGCCAAGGGCACCCCCTCACCCGCCACCGCAGGCCCTGCCAAGCTGTCACCCTGCTGCCACTCTCCCGCCCCGAAGCCCCCCGCCGCCAGCTGCCCTACACCACCGCCGCATCCTGGCGCCCCGTGCACTTTATCCGTCTGCCCCACCGGCAGCCCCGGGCCAGGCTCCAAGCTGCCCAGCGCCGAGGAGAAGAGTGGGGAGGGCCAGCGGCCCGGAGCCGACCTCAACACGTTGGAACCAG ACCTGCCTCCCGGATACACGTGCCCTGCGGCGGGCTCGGGCTTCTCCCTGCCCCGCATTGTGCACTCATCTGACCTCTCGGACCCCGAAACTATGCAAACCGCCCCGCCGGGGGCCCAGCCTGAGCTGGCCAGGACGTTCCCACCCGGGGAGCTGGGCCCACACAGCCCCCAGAACCTGGAGGAGCCTGGGCTGCCCTCAGGGGCCAGGGAGGCCACCCAGGACCTTGCCGCACACCCCAACCCTGCCGAGCGGGGACCCCCGGGGAAGGCAGCGGACCCCAGCCCACTGGAGGGGCTGCGAGAACTGCAGTGTGGGGCCCTCCTCGAGGGAGGGGGACCTGAGGCCACTGGCCAGGCTGATTCTACTCAGGGAGGGGCCCAAGAGGAGAGGACCACAGAGGAGGGAcgggaggagggagagcaggggCCCTCATTGGGGGCCAGCCCCCAGGCCACAGAGCAGCCGGCAAGGAGCCTGGGTGCCCCGGATCAGGCCACGCCGGGCGAGCAGCAGGCCCCTGCAGAAGCAGAGGCGGAGGAGGCGGCCAAGTTCAAGGAGGCcgagctggaggaggaggaggaggaggactggGGGCTGACTCCCGAAAACAGCCAGCCGCCCAGGGAGCTGCCGGGTCTGGACGCCCTGGTGGCAGCCACCATCAACCTGGGGGATCTGCCCGCTGTCAGCCCACTGGACCCTCAGCCCCGCACTGTCCCTGGGCCACCCAGCACAGCTCCCCTGCCCCGTAGCTCAGGGATTCATGGCATTGCCCTGCTCAGCGAGCTGGCCGACCTGGAAATCCAGCAGCAGAGGACTGAGCCAGACCTACAAG AGGAGGAGGATGTGCTAGCCTTCAACCTGCAGCGCCTGGCCACGCTGGCCTCAGCCTGGTCCCTGGTAGAGGCTGCTGGCCTGGACAGCCCCGCCTCCTTGGCCCAGCCCTCCACTGCCGACTCCTGCAGGGCTCCCACGCTCACCCCCCGTATGCAGATCCTGCAGCGCAAGGACACCTGGACCCCCAAGACCAAGCCT GTATGCCCACTGAAGGCTGCCATCGACCGGCTGGACACACAGGAGGTAGAGATGCGCGTGCAGCTGGCGGAGTTGCAGAGGCGCTACAAGGAGAAGCAGCGGGAGCTGGCCCGGCTGCAGCGCAGGCATGACCATGA GAGAGACGAGAGCTCGCGGAGCCCTGCCAGGCGAGGCCCCGGCCGGCCACGGAAGCGCAAATACTCCAGCTTGCTGCCTGCCCTGCGACCCAGCGAAGGCAAGAAAGTCAA GGCAGTGCGGTCCAGCCTGAGCCTGCTGTGCACCGAGCTGCGGGGCGGCGATGATGAGCCCTCGAAGAAGCGAGGCCGGCTGGAGAAGGGCACCTACGCGGGCCTGCAACCCGCATCTGCG GAGAAGGTTCGGTGCAAGAAGAGCAGCGGTCAGGGCGACCTGGCATCTGCAGTGGCCCACAAGGTGGCCCAGCTGAAGCCGAAGGTCAAGAGCAAGGGGCTGCCCACCAGCCTCAGCCCCTTCCGGCGGAAGGAGGCCACCCCAGGGGGTCGCATCCGGAAGAAGCTGTCGCGAGCCAAGAGCGCCAAGGTGTCTGGGGCAGCCCGGCACCCACAGCCAGATGGTGGTGCTGCTGGCAGGGAGACACCTAAGTTCCCAGCCCAGCCGGCAGCGGCCACAACACATGAGGCAGGCAA CGGCTCGGACAGTGAAAACTGCGAGGGTCTGTTGGAAACAGAGGCACCTCCCAAGGAGCCCGGGCTGGCACTGCACGCTGGGGCCCGCGTGGCCGTGCTGGGGCCCTCGCCCTCCTCCGTGGTCAAGATGGAGGCCAACCAGAAGgccaagaagaagaaggagaggcaGGGCTTGCTAG gggccTGCCGCCTGTCCAGCCCCGAGAGTGAGGTCAAGGTCAAGAGGAGGACGGTGAAGGCCAAGGTGGGCGGCAAGCTGGAGCGGGCCCCGGGGCGCAGGCCCCCAGGTGGGCCTGGCAAGAAGAAAGCCAAGGGCAAGGCCAAGGGCAGCCTGCGGGCAGAGCCGGGGGCCACACCCggcagggaagccctctgcagcCCCACCCGGGCCTTCACCTGCCACGAGGAGGGCAGCAGGCTGGCCAGTGAGCGCCTCAAGAGAGCCACGCGCAAGAGCACGGTGCTCCAGCCAGGGCTGCGG TCACACTCTGGGACTCCTATTCAGGGTCACACTCAGGGTCGGCCTGAGTCACACCATGGTcaggctgggggcaggaaggCTGGTGCCACCCTcacctcagcccctcccctccgACAGCGGAAGAACGGGGCCCTGTCCATCGCCCTGTCGCCCCGCAACGCCAAGGCCatcctggggaggggcaggaaagcGGGCAAGGTGAAAACCAAGGCTGCCGGCAAACAG GGCAAGGGCCGGGCGGTGAGCCGGCTGCTGGAGAGCTTCGCAGTGGAAGACGACTTTGAGTTTGAAGACAGCAGCAGCCtctcagaggaggaggaggccaggGGCCCCCTGAGCGCCGAGCAGAGCGCCGCCTTGG CACGCTCATGCACCATCCACAAGGAGGACCTACAGGACGGGCTGCCCGTGCTCATCCCCAAAGAGGACAGTCTGCTATACGCAGGCAGCGTCAGGACCCTGCAGCCCCCCGACAT CTACAGCATCGTCATCGAGGGTGAGAGAGGCAACCGGCAGAGGATCTACTCACTGGAGCAGCTGCTGCAGGAGGCG GTTCTTGATGTCCGGCCACAGTCCAGCAGGTACCTCCCGCCCGGCACGAGGGTCTGTGCCTACTGGAGCCAGAAGTCCCGCTGCCTGTACCCAGGCAGCGTAGTGCGAG GCGCCTCCAGTGATGAGGAAGACGACCTGGACTCCGTGGTGGTGGAGTTTGACGATGGGGACACCGGCCACATTGCTGTCTCCAACATCAGGCTGCTGCCTCCGGACTTCAAGATCCAGT GCACAGAGCCCTCGCCAGCCCTGCTGGTGTCCAGCGGCTGCCGAAGGACCAAGAAATCTTCCTGCGAGGCGCCCCCACCTGGTGAGGCCGCCGCTCCCAGCCTGTCTCCCAAGGCACACGATGGCCCTGAAGCCTCAAAGACCCCCGGGAAGAAATCCGCAGGCAAAGACAAAGCTG gCAAAGCGGAGCTCCTGGCCTCTGGCACCAAGCCCTCCGCGGGGGCCTCAGACCACTTCCTGGGCCGCCGGGGCAGCCCGCTGCTGAGCTGGTCCGCGGTGGCGCAGACCAAGCGGAAGGCGGTGGCCACGGCCGCAGCAGGTGGCAAGGGGCCGGGCGTGCTGCAGAACCTCTTCCAACTCAACGGCAGCGCCAGGAAGCTGCGGGCCCGCGAGGCGCTCTTCCCCGTCCACAGCGTGGCTGCTCCCGTGTTTGGCAACGGCTTCCGCGCCGACTCCTTCAGCAGCCTGGCCAGCTCCTACGCTCCCTTTGTCGGCGGGGCCGGGCCCGGCCTGCCCGGGGGTGCCCACAAGCTGCTGCGGGCCAAGAAGGCCGAGCGGGCGGAGGCCGAGaagggcgggcggcggcgggcgggcggcgagTTCCTGGTCAAGCTGGACCATGAGGGCGTGACCTCCCCCAAGAGCAAGAACTGCAAGGCGCTGCACGCGGGTGACAAGGATGTGGGGCCCAGGCCAGGGAGGCCCCTGCCCGGCCCCAGCTATGGGCACCCGGCCCTTGTGGGCAAGGACAGGAAGGGGCGGTCGCCTGTCCACCCGCTGCCCATGGGGCTGGCGCTGCGCAAGTTCGCAGGCCAGGCCGAGTACCCGCTGCCCTGCGACAGTGACTGCCACAGCTCCTACTCGGACGAGGAGGAGGACGGGCCTGGCCTGGCCCCCGGCGTGCCCTCCCGCTTCCTCGCCCGCCTTTCcgtgtcctcctcctcctcgggctcatccacctcctcctcctctggctcCCTGTCCACCTCCAGCCTCTGCTCCTCGGATGACGAGGGCTCCTCCTACAGCTCAGACGAGGAGGACCCAGCCCTGCTGCTGCAGACCTGCCTCACCCACCCGGTGCCCGCCCTCCTGGCCCAGCCCGAGGCCCTGCGCTCCAAGGGGGCTGGCCCACACCCGCACGCCCAGCGCTGCTTCCTGTCCAGGGCCGCGGTGGCCGGTGGGGGCGTGGGCGCGGGCCCCAGCAGTGGCAGACCCAGGCTCAAGCGCAAGGAGGCCCTGAGCTTCTCCAAAGCCAAAGAGCTGTCCCGGAGGCAGCGGCTGCCCTCCGTGGAAAACCGGCCAAAGATCTCAGCCTTCCTGCCTGCCCGGCAGCTCTGGAAGTGGTCGGGGAACCCCACACAG AGACGCGGCATGAAGGGGAAGGCCAGGAAGCTGTTCTACAAGGCCATCGTCCGGGGCAAGGAGACGCTTCGCATCGGGGACTGTGCCGTCTTCCTGTCAGCTGGGCGGCCCAACCTGCCCTACATCGGCCGCATTGAGAGCATGTGGGAGTCGTGGGGCAGCAACATGGTGGTGAAGGTCAAGTGGTTCTACCACCCAGAGGAGACCAAGCTGGGGAAGCGGCAGAGCGACGGGAAG CAGAACGCGCTGTACCAGTCCTGCCACGAGGATGAGAACGACGTGCAGACCATCTCCCACAAGTGCCAGGTAGTGGGGCGCGAGCAGTATGAGCAGATGACACGGAGCCGCAAGTGCCAGGACCGGCGGGACCTCTACTACCTGGCGGGCACCTACGACCCCACCACCGGGCGCCTGGTGACGGCCGATGGTGTGCCCATCCTGTGCTGA